One window of Gammaproteobacteria bacterium genomic DNA carries:
- a CDS encoding M4 family metallopeptidase, with translation MAKINPFIKYKAGLNSHYAAGIFTRAFYSLAVASEWNTKKAFDVMVRANHYYWTDKMSFQEGACAVLKAGQDLKYPLSPIRDAFASVGINTDICSLSER, from the coding sequence ATAGCCAAGATAAATCCATTCATAAAATATAAAGCAGGACTAAATAGCCATTATGCAGCAGGTATTTTTACTCGCGCATTCTATAGCTTGGCGGTAGCCTCAGAATGGAATACCAAAAAGGCATTTGATGTTATGGTGCGGGCAAATCATTATTATTGGACCGATAAAATGTCTTTTCAAGAAGGTGCTTGTGCAGTGCTAAAAGCTGGCCAAGATTTAAAATACCCTCTTTCCCCCATACGAGATGCTTTTGCAAGCGTTGGTATCAATACGGACATCTGCTCGTTATCCGAACGCTAA